In the Mesoplodon densirostris isolate mMesDen1 chromosome 6, mMesDen1 primary haplotype, whole genome shotgun sequence genome, CGTGCACTTCCGCACCCCGCCAAGGCTCCTTTGCTCCCCTCGGGGTTCCAGCCGGGTCGGCCTACCCTTTCCGGGAGAAACGGACACCCCGCTGCCCGCCTGGCGGGGCTTCTACCTCCGCCTCTTCCACCCGCGCCTCTGATTGGCCCGGCCGGCAAAATGCTCGGCTGCGGTTGGTCGTCTTCAAGGGTTACTCCCCGCGGGAAACTGGAAGAAGAAACGAGTCGGGGCCAGAccagagaggaaggcagaggcgGGCCAGAGGCCGGGGGCGTGTCTGAGTGGATAGGTCATACGGCTTGCCGTTTCGTTGCTCAGCCCTCGCGGAGGCCAAAGCCTTAAGTCGACCTCAAAAACCCGGAACCCGCGGCTCAGCTCTTCCCTCGCCGCCACACATCCAGGTCGGCCGGGGATTTCCCCCGCCGCGGAGGGCCAGCTGGCCCGCGCGATGCACGCTGGGAGTTGTAGTACCGCCGGGAGCCGCCACGAAAGGTCCAGACCCAGAAGTGTCTTCAAAAAGAactgacctgggcttccctggtggcgcagtggtggggagtccgcctgccgatgcaggggacgcgggttcgtgccccgatccgggaggatcccacataccgtggagcggctgggcccgtgagccgtggccgctgggcctgcgcgtccgaaaACTGACCTGAGACTGAGTCCCTCGGTAATTGGTCCATCCTATCTCTGCTCACCATGGACCACCAACACGCTCACCACAGTCTGCTCAACCACATGCAGTCCGACTAGCTGGCAGCGCAGCCCTGTGCCTGTGCAGCCTGCCCTGCTCAAATATACCTGCCCAGTCCTTTCAAATTACGGAGGTGGGAGAATTGGAGATCCTTACGCAAATAAGAAACAAGCTGCGACACTTGCCATCTATGAAGTCAACTCAAAATGACTtcgttaaaattaaaaactcttgtGCTACCaagacaccatcaagaaaatTCAAAGATGTTAAGTCAAACtgttatgctgtacaccttaaacttatccagtgatgtatgtcaattatatctcaataaactgggaaaaaaagaaaattcaaagatgtcaattatacctcaataaaaaaagaaataaaactcaaagaaaagtcacaaagtgggagaaattatttgcaaatcatatacatCATCTTTCAGTGGTCTCATCTCTTCCTGTCCTGGGCACCCTCAAACCTCAAACCCCAGTCCTGACCCTTCTCAGAACCTCTTCCCCACTTCTTTGATGGATGTTTCCATGAGGATTTCATGCCAGCACTTCAACATGACACAggagtagtgaggtggatggagggCACGGGAGACGTGTGAGGAGCATTAGATTCATACAATTTTGGCTTCAAGTCAGGAATAATCAATGGGACAAGGTGTGTTAGATGGGTGAGTAGGTCTGATAAAAGGCAGCATAGGTTGGGAAACCAGGAAAGCCTCCACAGACGTGAAGGGCAAAGGGTGTTCTGAAGTAAAAGGACACAGTTGAGGAGGAGGAGATACAGCACTATTGGGGCTTTAGACAGTGAAAGTCTGTGTGCTCCACGATGCCTGGGCCTGTCTTTTCAGCCATCTCTGTTATCAGCCAAAGcaaaagaatttaataaaatacgTTCCATGGCAAAGGAAAATGGCAGGTGGAATAACAGTAGTGATTTGGGAAGAGTTGGGAGAAGTGAATTCAGACAACTCCAACCACCTCCCAGAGGTTCTCAGATGTGGCCAGGTCTCCATAAGACGGCTGATCCCATCTGTGCCTGGATGAGGGGAGACTGACCCTCCTATCCCCTACAGGACAATGGGGGCTCCCCCACACCTCAGACACACATATTTACATCATTATTTTATTCCACTTCGGAGGCAGCCCCTCAGTCCCTCAGATGTATCCAAAGCAGGAGTTACGGATTAGGCTCCACTATGATtttgaattataaaataatgaagtCCCAGATGCCAATAGATCCTGGCTGCATGGTGGTAAGAGGTGTGACTGAGCCTCTCTTGCAGATGATCCAGCACCCGTATAGACCAGGCTAGATTGTTCTCCAGCTTTCTGCTGGGCCAGAACTAACTGCCTGAACCAGGAGCTCACAGCACCATCCACTCGCATGACCAAAGCTATGCCCAGGCAAAGTCCCACGCTGCTCACAATGAAGCCCATGGCCTCAAAAATGAACCTGCAAAGAAAGGTCGAGAATCTCAAAGGACACAGACAGGAGGTCTAGAGCCTTTTCCCTGCTGAGGCAAAACCTTGTCCACTCTGGATGTTCACTGTTTGCTCCAAGCTTCACCCTCCCCCACACCAATACTTCTCAAGCAAATCCACTCACTTGGGGGCAAACACCTTCCAGACCATGAGATGCCTGCGGAGGATGGAGGCTGCCAAGGCACAGGCCAAAATctaagggaagagaggaggggtCAAGTTATttaggaaggggaggaggaagcaggTCAAACAGAGAATTGCTGCAGGTCCCTGTGAAGAATGGAAGGGGAAGGAAAGTAGTGTGACTGTCAGTGGGAAAAAACCCTGGGCTAGGAGTTAGGAGACCTAATTCTTTTCCTGGCCCAGCCACGActtgcagtgtgaccttgggcaagcacTATTCACCTGTGCCGCTGACACTCAGGCTCTGCCTCCCAGGGTGGAGGGAATGTCAGAGTCACACCTTCTGCCTCTGAAGGAAAGGAAGATCAATGATCACAGATCGGGAAAGAATCCTGGCCATCACCTCAGCTCTTCCAGTCTGTCCACTAATGGAGTAATCCCCAGACGCAACCATCAGGTCCAGATCTAGCTTGTAGAGAGGAAACAATCCGAGACTAGGATGAAGGAGACCCAGGTTCAAGTCTTAATACTGCCATTTGAGGCCACTGGCCTTTGGGCAATCACTTCACTTATCTATAACTCAGTCAAGGCTCTCTCCTAGGGTTTTGGCAAAGTGTGAAAGAATGTGATGTACATGCATGAGAAAAGATCACTAACTCCATGATCTCTCCCCTGCACCTACCTGAATACCAAGGACAAAGAGGTACTTGAGGCCCAGCTGCAGCAGCGCTGCATTGAAGTGGTGAGGCGCATCCCGGAGCCGCATCTCCATCAgtggctcctcctcctcctcaggccTGACTCTGGCCTCAGCTTCATTCCCTGGGGGCTGCCGCCTCTTCCGGGGCCCTTGACTCTCACAGAGAAAGGGCCAGAGCAGGAGCAATGGGCAACCTACTGCCTCAGAGGAAGGCAGGGCTAGAATCAATGGAGGACCCAGGGACCAGGCCACCTGGCCCCCAACTACCCTAGTTGGCTCAGCCTCCAATTAGCAAAGGCCAAGGGGTGCCAAAGATCTAACAAAATCACATTTCCCCACTCAAATCCTGGGGTTTCCTTTCCTTCCACGAAGCCAGAGTAAACAATGGAAGCAAGGGAGGAATGAGGAGGTACCTGCAAAGAGGATATGGGAGGCAAAGGTGTTGGTTCCCACCAGCAAAGCAGACAGCCAGGTAAAGTCATGGCCCTCTGGGACTCCCACGAAGGCAGCATGCCAATGGATAGCTGGAAAGACGGGCTGGTGACCCGTGGAATAGAAGGTCTGTGTTGCCATGAAGGCCCAAGCAGAGACTGCCTGCCAAGGCACAGTAAAAGGACCTGGGGGAAGAGATATGCCTCTTTACAGTCACATCCCACTCCCTAACCTACAGCCCACTGCCCCAAGATCATACACACCTACTACCTCAGTGCTGTCTCTTACACACGAGCGTGCCCATCACTCCAAGCTTCTAACAGTCAACACTCTGTTATTCTGATTCCCTCTGTGGCACAAAGCCCCACTGCTCTAACCTGTGGTCAACCTCTTTCTCTCATAtacacacagctcactgtgagTGGTGAATATACGCATAATTCACCACTCTCATCACTGGAGAATTAGGAAATGCGCTCACGAGGATGCAGCATTTCCATAAGAATTGAGTCTTGGAGTACTGTTTGTCTCCCTCCTCCATGAACCCTGCTGGCCCTGAAAGCCAATGGGAGGGATCAGTTAGCTTGGCTACAGCAGATAAAAGAGACAGGACATCAGGAAGACCCTCTCAACTGTTGGGGCGTGAGACCCTGTATCAAGGTGAAGAACCTGAGGAGCGACACCTCCCTGAAAATAAGAGGGGCTGAATTCACATCACTACTGTCCTTGGATGAATCAGGGCTGAGATATGTATTTACCAGGGGTGGTGATGGGTATCCCAGCAGCAAGCAGATGCAGGAGAAGGAAGCTCTGCAGAAACAGAAGCAGGAACACAAGGCTAATGCGCTCTGCATGCAATAGCAGAAGTGGAAAAGCCAAGAGGGTGAGGGCCGTGACCATAGCAGCTGAGTAGACACTCCCCAACTGATAGGCGGCCACCGTCAGGGGGCCCTGAGATTTGGTCCTCTCTAGCCGGCCCCGGAACTCCTCCTGCATGTGTCGGTAGATTTGAGGAACCACATAATCCAGGTCAGCCTGAGAAGTGGGGGGGCCTGAGAAGGGAGTGAGGACAGTCCTGGTCCGTGGAGCACCCGCTGCAGCTTTCACCAGCACCGTCACAGGCCTCCAGAGCAGCAGCATGAGCCCTGAAGCAGCCAACCCGGCCACAGCCCTAGGTAACATAACTGATGCCCCAGCGACCAGGGCCCGGAGACGTGGGGGTGCTTCATCCGCCCCTGATGCCAAGGCCCAGTAGGCGGCAGTGCCTAGTCCCATCAGCGGCAGCCCCCAGCGCACAAAGAGCACAGGGGGCTCAGGGCTCTTGAGATTACCATAGCGGCGAAGCCACAGGCGCACGGCAGCTAACAGGGCCGCCAGCGCCCCCACACAAGCTCCATACCACACATTCTTGGCTCGACCACCCACCATGGATGCCAGGGGACTCAGCCAGGGAGAGGAGCTGCAAGCAGGCGTCTCTTCAGGGCAGCGATGAAAAAGCCCAGCTAGCCTTATACATAAAAGCAACCCAACTCCAAGCCCCAGGGCATGCGTGCCATTGTGACGTGGGGGGCCTGCCGGGGTCAGAAAGCCAAGGCGAGGTATTGTGAGTAGCTTAGGTGGCAGCAGCTTGCCCTCCCAGTGAAGCTGGGCAACCAGGAGCAAGATGAGTGAGATCAAAAGGAAGGGGGCGGCCCTGGCCTCGGCTATAACAAAGCTATCAGAGAAAAAACCAGCAAAGCGAATGAGCAGGAGTAACAGGACAGGCCCAGGCATGGGAAGCAGGGCTGCCAGGGGCctcttagctccccagccagcCCAGGCTTTCCACAGAAAAGGCAGAAGTGAGCCCACTGCAGCCATGGCCCCTAGAACCACTGAATCCAGCTTCAGCCCAGTAGTTGCCAGGAGTCCAGCACACACTACGGCCCCAGTCAAACCCCAGGCCATGGGTATTAGGAGAGGGCGGAAATAGAAGCCTGGAGATGTTGCCCACTGGGATACCAGTAGGCAAAGAAAGCAGGTAGCAGCCAAGAGAGCAGCACCCCCTGCCATGCGGACCAGAGAAAAACGAGCCCAAGACTCAATGCACATGGCCCGAACTCCCCGCAGGAACTGCTGCAGCTCAGTAATCACAGTCTGTAGCGCTGCCTCAGCCCCCTGGGGGCTCTGCAGAAGCCGCTGGTAGTCAGCAGAAGCTTTGGAGAAGAGGTGCTGCAGTCGATGAAGCTCCTTAACTTGGAGGTCCTGAGCAGCAGTTGAGTAGGTGTGAAGAAATCGGGACACCTGGCAGAAAAGATCAGAGACCAAGGGGAAAAGCTCAGAGACGTGAAGTGGGACACAGACAAGGACAAGTATTACCATATCGGGTACCTAGAAATCAGGGACCCAAACTCCGTCCAGGACAGGGAGAGAGGGCGTACTTGGCTATGGAATGTGATATTAAGACTGAACAAAGCACAGCAGAGTGGGTCATTATGCTTCTCCCATGCTCAACCTAACTCTGTCACCTGGAAGCCCAGCCCATTACCTACCTGCTGggcattgagatggagagctgaggcttgggccAGAGTAGAAGAGTGAGGCTGGGAGTCTTCAACCTCTGAGAACACCTCAGCTATCACCTCCCCGATGTTCCCAAATGGGATGGGGAGGCCCAACAGCAGGGCCAGCGTAGGCACAATGCTGATTTGAGGAATTACCTCTGGCTCCTAGAGAACAAGGACAGGGGTCAACGGGTTCAACAAAGAGCTGAGGTCAGTGTTTAGGATGGAAGACATAGGGGCCTAGGTAGGAAATAAGAATGGGGGATGCCCAGGGTTATGAATTTGGGGGTTTAAAATGGAGGGATCCACAAGGATGCTACGATTATGATGTGGATTGAATAGCGGGAAACCACACAAAGCACACCTCAGGCCTCACCTCTGGTGGGGCACTGGGGAAGAGGGCTGTGGGACTATACAGAAAAAGTGCAGCTGAGGTCTCCAGCTCACTGTCCCCTCCATGGTTCCCACTCGTGGTCATCCCATGGTCCCCAGTCACTACCAGCAGTGTGTCATTCTCCAGACGCTCCACGAGTCCCCTGGGGGCCAAGAAATGTGTCAGGAGGTAGGGATAAAGATTgttctcagggacttccctggtgacgcagtggttaagaatccacctgccaatgcaggggacacaggttcgagccctggtccaggaagatcccatatgccacagagcaactaagcctgtgcaccacaactactgagcctgcgctctagagcctgcaagccacaactactgaagcccacgtgcctagaacccatgctccgcaacaagagaagccactgcaatgagaagtccgtgcaccgcaatgaagagtagcccctgcttgccgcaactagagaaagcccgcgcgcagcaacaaagacccaacgcagccaaaaataaataaattaataaattaattaaaaaaaatatttttctcagggGCCCATTTACCCCCAGCCATAACTTCCACTAGTAAGGCCTAGACCTCTGGCAGAAAAACAACTCTTCAGTCATAACCCTACTGCCCAAAATCACATGCTAAGTTACTCAAAACAGATGAGGCCCCTAGCTTCAGAAAAAGACCTAGAGAAGACAGAATTCAGCCAAGTAGGAGTtccaaataaagatttttttctcttgggaCCATATATTATGAGATTCTCAGACACAAACCCACTCCCCCAGCCAATATCCCACACTCACTGGATCACTTGGTCCATTTGGCTAAGTTTCTTGGCCATTTCAGGATGATGAGGGCCATGCTTGTGGCCACAGTGATCCACACCCAGGAAGTGAGTAATCAGCACATCCCATTCACCACTGTCCACTGTGAAGGAGAGAACCTGAGCACAAGGGACTAAGGCCCACTCCTCAACCCCAGCCAGGCTCTGATGCTCCTATGTCCAGGGACACAAGCCCAGGCCACTGCATCCATGGGAGGTTCAGAACTTGTGGACTGACGTagccctccccagctcccagtcTTAATCAGGCCTGCCTCTGGCCCCGTGCTCACTGGTTGGGTAGAGGTGTTCCAGGATACCATTGTCCACCGTGTGTAGGTCTCTAACATCGAAGGACGGGAAAAAGAAAGCTTGGGAGAAAGCTCCAGGAAAAAGATCGTTCCAGGTTTCATCTCCCATGAAGACCACACGCCTTCCTGCAGGGACATGAGTGGGTCACAGCCTGAGCAGAAGTCaggagagggggaagaggagaggcCTTTTAAAGATCTATCAGAAATCCCAACCATGCACTCTAAGGCACAGCAGTTCCATCCAACAACTCTTTATCCTTTAAGGCCTAAAATTTTCTGCCAGGAAGCTTTCCCTGGTAACTATACTCCACCCAGACCTTTTACTACTTATTCCTATAAAAAGCTCTGCtagtccccagcccctggctacCTCTGCTGCTCTATTTTTCCTGGGTACATATTGCTTTTCCCCAGTCAGTGAGTGGACAGGGCCTGGACCCTCTGCTCTCTTCTCCACGCTTTTGAAAATACCAGACCCACATCTTCTTTTCGTCTCTCCCCTGCCCCTTTACTGAGAGCTCGCCCAAAGTAAAACCAATACCCCATGCAGATTAGAAACGCCAGAAGGACAGAGCCCGGACCTGAGCTCCCTACATACAGAGCCAgggtctctttctccttcctgtaCTCCTAGTCAAGCACGCAGTTGGGCACCCAACGTTCTGGCTCTCTGACGTCTAAAGAAATTTGCCAAGGTACTCCTGGCCACCAAAGAGGCCCGACTAACCTGTACTGGTAAGCTGCTTCACGAGATTGTCTTCCGCTATGGCGTAGCTGGCAAAATTACTGCCAGCGTCAATAAAGGTAGGTAGTGAGCCGGTGGTGAGGGCCTTGAGGCGCTGCATGGTGGTGGTCGGGGGGTCAACCTTGGACTGGTAGAGCCTGGCATGGTGGGGCTGAATTTCCAGGATCCTCTGCAAGAAGCCCAGTTTGCCCAGGAAAGGTAGGGAGACGGGAGGCTCCCCAGAAACATGTGAGAGCTGGGGCTGGGCAAAGTCAAATCGCAGAGCGTCTATCAGCACCAGCACAAGCCGGGAGAATCGGGAAGGCATCCAGCAGGCCCCGGGCTCCCCTCGGCTCCCCCATGGCAGGGACCCAGGGCCTGGGGGCTCTTGGCAGCTGCTATGGTTGGTGAGCTCCAAACGGGTGAGCAGGAAGCCACTGGTGAAGAGAGCAATGCCGGCGTAGAAGAGGAAGCCCACCCAGGCCAGGAAGAGCAGCACTGAGATCTTCCGCATCCTGGTGGTGGCGGGGGAGGGAATTCATAACTGTGAGGCAAAGAACCAGCAGATAGTCTAGTCTCTCAATACAAAGCCCAGCAAGAATCACCTCCTCTTGGAAGCCTTCCGGAAGATAAACAGTCCCATAACCAACCCAATGCAATGTTCCTCTCCACCAGTTATACCAGAGTTTCTGAAGGCGAGGTGCGCAGACTATGGGCATCAACCTGGAGCAGCTGTATTAAAATGGTGATTTCCAGGCGCCACCCCAGATCCCCTGAATCAGGATCTTCGGGGGTGGAGCATAGGAATTTGTACGCCAGGAGATCCTAATGATGGAAAACACAGCCCACGAGAGAAACTTATTCCAAGTGGTACACGGCTTTGTGACAGCCCGTTTCTCCGCTCTCCTCGCCAATTTCAACACCCCTGGAGTGGCCAGGGCTCGCAGCCGCAGGGGAATCCCGGCCAGGCTGATGGCGCCGCCTGGCGGGGACCCAGGGGACGAAGGGAAGGAGTCCTACTCCGCTTCCGGACAGCCAGGATCGCCAGGAGACCAGAAGCGCGACCTCCCCGGCGCAGCAGGGCAGAGGTGCGAGGTCTTGAGGCAGTTGGGCCTCGCTGGGACCCAGACGTCCGGATGACTCTGTCACCTCAGGTGGCTACCCGGCCTCCGGCTGGGCACCCTGACCTGGGTACGGGGACCGCTAGACTGCGAGCTCTGAGTGGGGTGGAAAGGTCCCTAAATTCAGGCAAAAGCGAGCGCAAGGGGATTTGGGGAGACCCCGGCTCACCTTGAATGGCGCCCGGAAGTGCAGCGTCGGCGCCTGCGGCCTGGCACCACAGAGGTGCGTGCGCCGGCTAGAGCGACCCTCGGGGGTCCCGATCGCCATCTGCTGGCGCCCCCGAGGAAGTTCGGCAAGGAACGCCAGGCTGGCCAGAGACGGGAGTTTGATGGGAGAGTATAGTAATTTAGAATTGGGGGCAAGGCACTAAACTAGAAGAGTTCAGGGAGCCACTGTCCATTCTTGGTTAAGACTAAGATCTAAGCCTCTGGAACCAAACTTAGCTTGAATCCTAGCCCTGCCACTCACTGTCACTATTGGGcattacctcatctgtaaaatagggataatatttatttccccctttttgcCAAGCTGACTCCAACTGATAGATTTTATTATTCACCTTTCCAAGGATGAAtcttacaactcagtaataagacaatccaattcaaaaatgggcaaagaggcacaaaattgtaaatcaactatatttcaattaaaaaaaatttttttaatgagcaaagcatctgaatagacacttctccaaagaagccttttttttttttttttatagatcaatggaacaggatagaaagcccagagataaacccacgcacatatggtcaccttatctttgataaaggaggcaggaatgtacagtggagaaaggacagcctcttcaataagtggtgctgggaaaactggacaggtacatgtaaaagtatgagattagatcactccctaacaccattcacaaaagtaagctgaaaatggattaaagacctaaatgtaaggccagaaactatcaaactcttagaggaaaacataggcagaacactctatgacataaatcacagcaagatccttttggacccacctcctagagaaatggaaataaaaacaaaaataaacaaatgggacctaatgaaacttgaaagcttttgcacagcaaaggaaaccataaacaagaccaaaagacaaccctcagaaggggggaaaatatttgcaaatgaagcagctgaaaaaggattaacctccaaaactaacaagcagctcatgcacctcagtatcagaa is a window encoding:
- the PIGO gene encoding GPI ethanolamine phosphate transferase 3 isoform X5, translated to MRKISVLLFLAWVGFLFYAGIALFTSGFLLTRLELTNHSSCQEPPGPGSLPWGSRGEPGACWMPSRFSRLVLVLIDALRFDFAQPQLSHVSGEPPVSLPFLGKLGFLQRILEIQPHHARLYQSKVDPPTTTMQRLKALTTGSLPTFIDAGSNFASYAIAEDNLVKQLTSTGRRVVFMGDETWNDLFPGAFSQAFFFPSFDVRDLHTVDNGILEHLYPTMDSGEWDVLITHFLGVDHCGHKHGPHHPEMAKKLSQMDQVIQGLVERLENDTLLVVTGDHGMTTSGNHGGDSELETSAALFLYSPTALFPSAPPEEPEVIPQISIVPTLALLLGLPIPFGNIGEVIAEVFSEVEDSQPHSSTLAQASALHLNAQQVSRFLHTYSTAAQDLQVKELHRLQHLFSKASADYQRLLQSPQGAEAALQTVITELQQFLRGVRAMCIESWARFSLVRMAGGAALLAATCFLCLLVSQWATSPGFYFRPLLIPMAWGLTGAVVCAGLLATTGLKLDSVVLGAMAAVGSLLPFLWKAWAGWGAKRPLAALLPMPGPVLLLLLIRFAGFFSDSFVIAEARAAPFLLISLILLLVAQLHWEGKLLPPKLLTIPRLGFLTPAGPPRHNGTHALGLGVGLLLCIRLAGLFHRCPEETPACSSSPWLSPLASMVGGRAKNVWYGACVGALAALLAAVRLWLRRYGNLKSPEPPVLFVRWGLPLMGLGTAAYWALASGADEAPPRLRALVAGASVMLPRAVAGLAASGLMLLLWRPVTVLVKAAAGAPRTRTVLTPFSGPPTSQADLDYVVPQIYRHMQEEFRGRLERTKSQGPLTVAAYQLGSVYSAAMVTALTLLAFPLLLLHAERISLVFLLLFLQSFLLLHLLAAGIPITTPGPAGFMEEGDKQYSKTQFLWKCCILVSAFPNSPVMRVVNYAYIHHSQ